One part of the Anaerofustis stercorihominis DSM 17244 genome encodes these proteins:
- the ruvA gene encoding Holliday junction branch migration protein RuvA, with product MFDYIKGDVTDIREGYLTIENKSGVGFLLNVSENTATDLINDREDVKVYTYMAVRENDVSLFGFSTLFEREIFFKLLTVPKIGPKIALSILSALSPNMIVAAIMNKDYKSLCTANGVGKKAAEQIVVTLQDKFGDLPEIEEITVNDMNINNDLKDEAILGLTSLGFDRAYAAKIVREISVDDDLTIEDILSLALQKVNE from the coding sequence ATGTTTGATTATATAAAAGGTGATGTGACTGATATCAGAGAAGGATATCTTACAATAGAAAACAAAAGCGGCGTTGGGTTTCTTCTTAATGTATCTGAAAATACCGCTACTGATTTAATAAATGACAGAGAAGATGTTAAAGTATATACTTATATGGCAGTTAGAGAGAATGATGTTAGCCTATTTGGATTTTCTACTTTATTTGAAAGAGAAATATTTTTTAAACTTTTAACTGTTCCCAAAATAGGACCAAAGATTGCTCTTAGCATACTCAGTGCACTTTCTCCGAATATGATAGTTGCGGCAATCATGAATAAGGATTATAAATCTTTATGTACCGCGAACGGAGTAGGAAAGAAGGCTGCGGAACAAATCGTTGTTACCTTACAGGATAAGTTCGGAGATTTACCTGAGATAGAAGAAATTACTGTAAATGATATGAATATAAATAATGATTTAAAAGATGAAGCTATTTTAGGACTTACTTCTCTGGGGTTTGACAGAGCTTATGCCGCAAAGATAGTAAGAGAAATTTCAGTAGACGATGATTTGACTATAGAAGATATTTTAAGCCTTGCCCTTCAAAAGGTAAATGAATAA
- a CDS encoding SDR family NAD(P)-dependent oxidoreductase: MKKILLTSGTSGIGKAILYHLLSDNDKNQIIVNYGHNSDTANQIYNSLSEINKKRVTFIKADLSKYSEAKNFTDFVIKKFNNIDWIILNTGIDAKKNGKRVVFGDYDIETWEKVIRTNLSIPTFIIQDLQKNINENGKILFMSSYAGIEPYSGSLVYSVSKAGIINLTKSLLKFFDHKNIAINAIAPGFIETPWQKKRTKESYDRINKKIACHRFGKSEEVAKLCIDTLNNDYINGSIIEIHGGYGYF; the protein is encoded by the coding sequence ATGAAAAAAATTTTGTTAACTTCAGGAACAAGCGGCATAGGAAAAGCTATACTTTATCATTTATTATCTGATAATGACAAAAATCAAATTATAGTAAACTACGGACATAATTCAGATACGGCAAATCAAATATATAACTCCTTATCAGAAATAAATAAAAAAAGAGTTACATTTATAAAAGCTGATCTTTCAAAATACAGTGAAGCAAAAAATTTTACTGATTTTGTAATTAAAAAATTTAATAATATCGATTGGATAATTTTAAACACAGGAATTGACGCTAAGAAAAATGGTAAAAGAGTTGTATTTGGAGATTATGATATAGAAACATGGGAAAAAGTAATACGAACAAATTTATCAATTCCAACATTTATTATACAAGATCTTCAAAAAAATATAAATGAAAATGGAAAAATATTATTTATGTCATCATATGCAGGTATAGAGCCATATTCAGGTTCACTTGTATATAGTGTATCCAAAGCAGGTATAATTAATTTAACTAAAAGTTTACTTAAATTTTTTGATCATAAAAATATCGCTATAAATGCTATAGCTCCTGGCTTTATAGAAACACCATGGCAAAAAAAACGCACAAAAGAAAGCTATGATAGAATTAACAAAAAAATCGCATGTCACAGATTTGGTAAATCAGAAGAAGTAGCAAAGCTATGTATAGACACTTTAAATAATGATTATATTAACGGCTCTATTATTGAAATTCATGGCGGATATGGATACTTTTAA
- a CDS encoding PAS domain-containing protein, which yields MDLNVVFKGIVEDLDNPVCFVNMEHIITYLNKSAMKRYAHRGGEKLIGQSLFNCHNENSKKLTLEYIDKLINNDDLNEICIGHNDKHKETNYIVAVRDDNKKMIGYYERHEADK from the coding sequence ATGGATTTAAATGTAGTTTTTAAAGGAATAGTAGAAGACTTGGACAATCCTGTATGTTTTGTCAACATGGAGCATATTATTACATATTTGAATAAAAGTGCAATGAAACGTTATGCTCACAGAGGTGGGGAAAAGCTTATAGGACAGTCTTTATTTAATTGTCACAATGAGAATTCCAAGAAACTTACTCTTGAATATATTGATAAACTTATAAATAATGATGATTTGAATGAAATTTGCATAGGTCATAATGATAAACATAAGGAAACAAATTATATAGTGGCAGTACGAGATGATAATAAAAAGATGATCGGCTACTATGAGAGACATGAAGCGGATAAGTAG
- a CDS encoding LicD family protein — MTNIQRHLYTLIKEIDEICKKNDIVYYLAGGSALGALRHRGYIPWDDDMDIVMTRDNYHKFIEVCKTQLPPNRSIECQEVDRGYHNNLARYIDLDTTAIHTNQLVHNDDAGIVIDIFVLDPIPDDKKAQNDYIKNFELYADLINPSSVYSFRWRTNLINYFKYRHKIKKYGKDKVLSELEKKMFCYNEEDCNKYIFRWGGIPFVFNKDMYGQGKRYAFEEVSLICPDKSADYLSWHYGDDWMFLPPHSERSSHKAVYCFDTPYTVIKEEAYKYYDVNEIYNKFLKRKVLLFLGMYPWQFFKDCRAQLSGIILSLKNNRILKKLDSEILAAYEARHYNALLIIFTSFINDQNKRNLIGREDYFGINRFRKPIYLKISNKNFYICVKLLTTIGKTSQALRFIQIKEQKKGINEQEQILKKYILDLQKAISLYASDNFDEATVIVDDLLKQNPDCLSAIKLKIYILSKLNSNGIQNDNILKFIRKGEDINHTIYTSENSDNYNLSILNNENEYNESEIAGLEYDNDNLDDEDYYITSISLKTDQNIKQEVIDGEFIKFKADLKLKTNKDDAILMYMQAYKNTSNGIIQLEIKDYVEKEYNFIIKKIEFLYDEKNPLSFEYADGLFNILKTDDKACSLYSKCKYLFRKSNEDIFSLIYELKKFIKENKSHELTLLELKHVYKQISKSSDFGEIYINISFSKEINNFKNIKDMIDNSNMNNEWKMYLNSVLLYKAGFHDESIENSIKLYNITDNLYILNFLSLVFKLDLIMFTQQIINKQSNGINKKINHINIQKIISRWNNIYTDYDKCLDIYEKLEVISTELFNKSEFKELSSNNKFNFDFFNNISKIIIQNKIKSTIISMTKLIYDLDFSYDRND; from the coding sequence ATGACCAATATTCAACGCCATTTATATACTTTAATAAAAGAAATTGATGAGATATGCAAAAAAAATGATATAGTTTATTACTTAGCCGGAGGATCTGCATTAGGAGCATTAAGACACCGTGGATATATTCCATGGGACGATGATATGGACATAGTAATGACCAGAGATAATTATCATAAATTTATTGAAGTTTGCAAGACTCAATTGCCTCCCAATAGAAGCATAGAATGTCAAGAAGTTGACAGAGGCTATCACAATAATTTAGCAAGATATATAGATCTCGACACCACAGCAATTCATACAAACCAGTTAGTGCATAACGATGATGCAGGAATTGTTATAGATATATTTGTTCTTGATCCGATTCCAGATGACAAAAAGGCTCAAAATGATTATATTAAAAATTTTGAATTATATGCCGATTTAATAAATCCGTCAAGTGTATACAGTTTCAGATGGAGAACAAATCTAATTAATTATTTTAAATATAGACATAAAATAAAAAAATATGGCAAAGACAAAGTACTTTCCGAATTAGAAAAAAAAATGTTTTGTTACAATGAAGAAGATTGTAATAAATATATTTTTAGATGGGGAGGTATTCCATTTGTTTTTAACAAAGATATGTATGGACAAGGGAAGAGATATGCTTTTGAAGAGGTAAGTTTAATATGCCCCGACAAATCTGCAGACTATCTTTCATGGCACTATGGAGACGATTGGATGTTTTTACCTCCACATAGTGAACGTAGCAGTCATAAAGCTGTTTATTGTTTTGATACACCGTATACTGTTATTAAAGAAGAAGCATATAAATATTACGATGTAAATGAAATATATAATAAATTTTTAAAAAGAAAAGTCTTATTGTTTTTGGGTATGTATCCATGGCAATTCTTTAAAGACTGCCGTGCCCAATTAAGTGGAATAATACTATCACTAAAAAATAACAGGATACTTAAAAAGCTCGATTCCGAAATTTTAGCTGCATATGAAGCAAGACATTATAATGCTCTTTTAATAATTTTTACATCTTTCATTAATGACCAAAACAAAAGAAATTTAATTGGACGTGAAGATTATTTCGGAATTAATAGATTTAGAAAACCAATATATTTAAAAATAAGTAACAAAAACTTTTATATTTGCGTTAAATTATTAACAACAATCGGTAAAACATCGCAAGCACTAAGATTTATACAAATAAAAGAACAAAAAAAAGGTATAAACGAACAAGAACAAATACTAAAAAAATATATTTTAGACTTACAAAAAGCAATTTCATTATATGCATCTGATAATTTTGATGAAGCTACTGTAATCGTTGATGATCTGTTAAAACAAAATCCAGATTGCTTGAGTGCAATAAAACTTAAAATATATATTTTAAGTAAATTAAACTCAAATGGAATTCAAAATGATAATATACTAAAATTTATTAGGAAAGGTGAGGACATCAATCATACCATTTATACTTCTGAAAATTCTGATAATTATAATTTATCAATACTTAATAACGAGAATGAATATAATGAATCAGAAATCGCAGGACTTGAATATGATAATGACAATTTAGATGATGAAGATTATTATATAACATCAATATCTCTCAAAACAGATCAAAACATAAAACAAGAAGTAATTGATGGTGAATTTATAAAATTCAAAGCAGATTTAAAATTAAAAACAAATAAGGATGATGCTATATTGATGTATATGCAAGCATATAAAAATACATCTAATGGTATTATTCAATTAGAGATTAAAGATTATGTAGAAAAAGAATATAATTTTATTATAAAGAAAATAGAATTTTTATATGATGAAAAAAATCCTTTAAGTTTTGAATACGCAGATGGCTTGTTTAATATACTTAAAACAGATGATAAAGCATGCTCTTTATATTCTAAATGTAAATACTTATTCAGAAAATCAAATGAAGATATATTTTCTCTTATTTATGAACTGAAAAAATTTATTAAAGAAAATAAAAGTCATGAACTTACTTTATTAGAACTTAAACATGTTTACAAACAAATTTCAAAATCCTCTGATTTTGGAGAAATATATATCAACATTTCGTTTTCAAAAGAAATTAATAATTTTAAAAATATAAAAGACATGATTGATAATTCAAATATGAATAATGAATGGAAAATGTATTTAAATTCTGTATTATTATATAAAGCCGGATTTCATGATGAATCAATAGAAAACAGTATAAAACTTTATAATATTACTGATAACTTATATATATTAAATTTTTTAAGTTTAGTTTTTAAATTAGATCTTATTATGTTTACTCAACAAATAATAAATAAACAATCTAATGGCATAAATAAAAAAATTAATCATATAAACATTCAAAAGATTATAAGCAGATGGAACAATATTTATACTGATTACGATAAATGTTTAGATATATATGAAAAGCTGGAAGTTATTTCAACGGAACTATTTAATAAATCAGAATTTAAAGAGTTATCATCGAATAATAAATTTAATTTTGATTTCTTTAACAACATTTCAAAAATAATTATTCAGAACAAAATAAAATCTACTATTATATCAATGACAAAATTAATCTATGATTTAGATTTTTCTTATGACAGGAACGATTAA
- a CDS encoding DUF3781 domain-containing protein: protein MNEKDVLLNNLDRVHTTEMGIERIKKNLSLKNEDAVEYCIKIIKDKDCIVTKKGKNWYAKLGDCEITVNRNSYTIITAHKKS from the coding sequence ATGAATGAAAAGGACGTTCTTTTAAATAACTTGGATAGGGTACATACCACAGAAATGGGTATAGAGCGTATAAAGAAAAATTTAAGTTTAAAAAATGAAGATGCAGTAGAATATTGTATTAAAATAATTAAAGATAAAGACTGCATTGTTACTAAAAAGGGAAAGAACTGGTATGCTAAGTTGGGGGATTGTGAAATAACGGTAAATAGGAACAGTTATACGATAATAACCGCACATAAGAAAAGTTGA
- a CDS encoding thiamine pyrophosphate-binding protein has product MKVSDYIVNFIVNQGIHDIFGYQGTMIAHLVDSIYKNTKIKNHTCYNEQGAAFAAVGYSKASNKTGVAYATSGPGAMNLMSGIADAFFDSSPTVFITGQLNLYEYTDIPTLRQQGFQQMDVISSVKNYTKYCTQIMDKNDIRYELEKAFYIAQDGRKGPVVLDIPMNIQREEIEINKLKSFQPKIKNINNKQYDIIADKILENIRNAERPLLLIGNGVKKNSNEHKLIKELIEKLNIPTITSLPARHLFDINDNLFFGYVGAAYGFREANVISYKKCDLIVSFGCSMCRRQTGANSENFAKNAKIIRVDFDKEELKRKVHKDELSFCIDFQGIIRSMIEKIDFNVSKNWLNTCISIKNEMRNFDNKLKERNVNKIVSQISNYFNEDLSVFVDVGQHQMWAAQSYETRENQQMLFSGGHGAMGFSIPAAIGGYYATGNRCIALCGDGSIQMNIQELQWIFREQIPIFIFVFNNRSLGLIRQQQNDFFNKLHYGSSRENGYTVPSFYKIAKAYSLQSYEIRNEKELNNAITTVDSSKPCLFEILIDSNSEAFPKTYFGEEMYNQKPYLPKEIMEKILTI; this is encoded by the coding sequence ATGAAAGTTAGTGATTATATCGTAAATTTCATAGTGAATCAAGGAATACATGATATATTTGGTTACCAAGGAACAATGATTGCTCATCTAGTTGATTCCATTTATAAAAATACCAAAATCAAAAATCATACTTGTTACAATGAGCAAGGTGCTGCATTTGCCGCAGTAGGATACTCAAAAGCATCAAATAAAACAGGTGTAGCATACGCAACAAGTGGACCAGGTGCAATGAACTTGATGTCAGGAATTGCAGATGCTTTTTTTGATAGTTCACCAACAGTTTTTATAACAGGACAGTTAAATTTATATGAGTATACAGATATTCCTACATTAAGGCAACAAGGGTTTCAACAAATGGATGTTATTTCATCGGTAAAAAATTATACAAAATATTGTACGCAAATTATGGATAAAAACGATATCCGATACGAATTAGAAAAAGCTTTTTATATTGCACAAGATGGAAGAAAAGGTCCTGTTGTATTGGATATTCCAATGAATATCCAGCGTGAGGAAATAGAGATTAATAAATTAAAGTCTTTTCAACCTAAAATTAAAAATATTAACAATAAACAATATGATATAATAGCAGATAAAATTTTAGAAAACATAAGAAATGCCGAAAGACCTCTACTTCTAATTGGAAACGGTGTAAAGAAAAACAGCAATGAACATAAATTAATAAAAGAATTAATAGAAAAATTAAATATACCTACAATAACAAGTCTTCCAGCAAGGCACCTTTTTGATATAAATGATAATTTATTTTTTGGATATGTTGGTGCAGCATACGGATTTAGAGAGGCAAATGTAATTTCTTATAAAAAATGTGATTTAATAGTTTCTTTTGGATGCAGTATGTGTAGACGTCAAACCGGTGCAAACAGTGAAAATTTTGCTAAAAATGCAAAAATAATAAGAGTTGATTTTGATAAGGAAGAATTAAAAAGAAAAGTTCATAAAGATGAATTGTCATTTTGTATTGATTTTCAAGGTATAATAAGAAGTATGATCGAAAAAATTGATTTTAATGTTTCAAAAAATTGGCTCAATACATGTATTTCAATTAAAAATGAAATGCGAAACTTTGATAATAAATTAAAAGAAAGAAATGTAAATAAGATTGTTAGCCAAATAAGTAATTATTTTAATGAAGATTTATCTGTATTTGTTGATGTTGGTCAACATCAAATGTGGGCAGCACAATCATATGAAACAAGAGAAAATCAACAAATGTTATTTTCAGGTGGACACGGAGCAATGGGTTTTTCAATCCCTGCAGCAATTGGTGGATATTATGCAACAGGCAATAGGTGTATAGCTTTATGTGGTGATGGATCTATTCAAATGAATATACAAGAACTACAATGGATATTTAGAGAACAAATACCAATATTTATATTTGTTTTTAATAATAGATCTTTAGGTTTGATAAGACAACAGCAAAATGACTTTTTTAATAAACTACATTATGGTTCTAGTAGAGAAAACGGATACACAGTACCTTCTTTCTATAAAATAGCAAAAGCATATTCATTGCAATCTTATGAAATACGTAATGAAAAAGAATTGAATAATGCAATAACTACTGTTGATTCTAGTAAACCTTGTTTATTTGAAATATTGATAGATTCAAACTCCGAAGCATTTCCAAAAACATACTTTGGAGAAGAAATGTATAATCAAAAACCATATTTACCAAAAGAAATAATGGAAAAAATTCTTACAATATAA
- a CDS encoding phosphatase: MNIIADLHTHTNISEHAFSTLEENCIAGNKIGLDAVGITNHGPALEDGASHWHFKSLGKNNPGKMHGVYLISGIELNIMQDGSIDLEEEYLSNLDLVIASFHQEVFYPKDKNHVNDMLNEAITNKNINVFGHLGNEIFKFDYEDIISKCNKYDKVVEVNNHSFVQRPGSDVNCLEIIKLCKKYEVPIMVNSDAHISSSIGHFEDAIAVIEKAGYPEELIVNSSMDRLQDYFKHIKGIDILNR; the protein is encoded by the coding sequence ATGAACATTATAGCGGACTTACATACTCATACAAATATTAGCGAGCATGCATTTTCTACGCTTGAGGAAAATTGTATTGCTGGAAATAAAATAGGACTTGACGCGGTAGGTATTACAAATCACGGACCTGCATTGGAAGATGGTGCCAGTCATTGGCATTTTAAGAGCTTAGGGAAAAACAATCCGGGTAAAATGCATGGAGTTTATTTGATAAGTGGTATAGAACTTAATATAATGCAGGACGGCAGTATTGATTTAGAGGAAGAATATCTAAGTAATTTGGATTTGGTAATTGCTTCTTTTCATCAGGAAGTTTTTTATCCTAAAGATAAAAATCATGTAAATGATATGTTAAATGAGGCAATAACGAATAAGAATATAAATGTATTCGGTCATCTTGGCAATGAAATATTTAAATTTGATTATGAAGATATAATTTCAAAATGCAATAAGTATGATAAAGTGGTGGAAGTAAATAATCATTCTTTTGTTCAGCGTCCCGGAAGCGATGTGAATTGTTTGGAGATAATCAAACTTTGTAAGAAGTATGAAGTTCCCATCATGGTCAATTCCGATGCTCATATATCTTCCAGTATAGGTCATTTTGAAGATGCTATAGCCGTAATAGAAAAAGCAGGTTATCCTGAAGAGTTGATCGTAAATTCTTCTATGGATAGGCTACAGGATTATTTTAAACATATTAAAGGTATTGATATTTTAAATAGATAA
- a CDS encoding YigZ family protein, which translates to MNYITINDNFENSIEIKKSNFITHLFSVTSVDEVNVYLEEIRKEHYKANHNCYAYIIGTNMEIKKSSDDGEPSMTAGRPILNAMEKNDLTNALIVVTRYFGGIKLGASGLIRAYSSSAGEVIKCAELVKKVYTTKIKISYDYSLHGKIETFLRSLGYKLDNAEFTDKVEYKVYVPIEDKEKFKEDLIALTNAKININEEDNIYIDEYLDK; encoded by the coding sequence ATGAATTATATCACAATAAATGATAATTTTGAAAATAGTATAGAGATAAAGAAATCTAATTTTATTACGCATTTATTTTCTGTAACTTCTGTAGATGAAGTTAACGTTTATTTAGAGGAAATCAGAAAAGAGCATTATAAAGCAAATCATAATTGCTATGCTTATATCATTGGGACAAACATGGAAATCAAAAAATCAAGTGATGACGGTGAACCTTCCATGACTGCGGGTAGACCTATACTAAATGCTATGGAAAAGAATGATCTTACAAATGCATTGATAGTCGTTACCAGATATTTCGGAGGGATAAAATTAGGTGCCAGTGGACTTATTAGAGCTTATTCTTCCTCAGCCGGCGAAGTGATTAAGTGTGCTGAGCTGGTTAAGAAAGTTTATACCACAAAAATTAAAATATCTTATGATTATTCTCTTCACGGTAAGATAGAAACTTTTCTAAGAAGTTTGGGATATAAATTGGATAACGCGGAATTTACGGACAAGGTCGAATATAAGGTATATGTACCTATTGAAGATAAAGAAAAATTTAAAGAAGATTTGATAGCTTTAACAAATGCGAAGATAAATATTAATGAAGAAGATAATATTTATATAGATGAATATTTAGATAAATGA
- a CDS encoding Gfo/Idh/MocA family oxidoreductase, with product MRKVITYGTFDLFHKGHYNILKRAKEEGDYLIVGVTGENYDSERGKLSVQDSLTTRIENVRKTGFADLIIVEEYLGQKIQDIIKYDVDVLVIGSDWKGKFDHLSKYCEVKYLERTKNISSTKIREEEMTNYKFGIVTDTVYDGEAVMEPKHVSGIHLESVYSNDAKIAKDFCNKYELDSGYNNYNDFLNSIDIVYVKTKREDRYKYVKKALNNKKHVICDAPYSLEKKEIKELTELAEKNNVVLYNNITLLYLQAFGQLLWHARSNLIGDLISIKCSISKNEFDKERIMDFTDLAIYPICTIIKLLGTNYKETSCKLVKDDINNVIYSMLMFKYDNAVAIAEIGYDIELEGVMEIIGTNGSILIPHEWWKVGYFKRKSLNEKNYKRYTYNLEGNGFRYLVQDMMDLIRNSRNKSQRLKENELETTVEILSNIQNEILECNK from the coding sequence ATGAGGAAAGTAATCACATATGGAACCTTTGATCTTTTTCATAAAGGACATTATAACATTTTAAAAAGAGCAAAAGAGGAAGGCGATTATTTAATTGTTGGAGTAACAGGAGAAAACTATGATAGCGAACGTGGAAAATTATCTGTTCAAGACAGCTTAACAACTCGAATAGAAAATGTTAGAAAAACAGGGTTTGCAGATTTAATTATAGTAGAAGAATATCTAGGACAAAAAATTCAAGATATTATAAAATACGACGTAGATGTACTAGTTATTGGATCTGATTGGAAAGGCAAATTTGATCATCTTTCAAAATATTGTGAAGTAAAATACTTAGAAAGAACTAAAAACATATCTAGTACAAAAATTCGTGAAGAAGAAATGACAAATTATAAATTTGGAATAGTCACTGATACTGTATACGATGGAGAGGCTGTAATGGAGCCTAAACATGTTAGTGGTATACATTTAGAAAGTGTGTATTCAAACGATGCAAAAATAGCAAAGGATTTTTGCAATAAATATGAATTAGATTCAGGATATAATAATTATAATGATTTTTTAAATAGTATTGATATAGTTTACGTTAAAACTAAAAGAGAAGATAGGTATAAATATGTAAAAAAAGCTTTAAATAATAAAAAACATGTCATTTGTGATGCACCCTATTCATTAGAAAAAAAAGAAATCAAAGAACTAACTGAATTAGCGGAAAAAAATAATGTTGTTCTTTATAACAATATTACACTCTTATACTTACAAGCATTTGGACAATTATTATGGCATGCTAGGAGCAATTTAATTGGTGATTTAATTAGCATTAAATGTAGTATTTCAAAAAATGAATTTGATAAAGAAAGAATTATGGACTTTACAGATCTTGCTATATATCCAATTTGTACAATTATCAAATTATTAGGAACAAACTATAAAGAGACAAGTTGTAAATTAGTAAAAGATGATATAAATAATGTGATATATAGCATGTTGATGTTTAAATATGATAATGCAGTAGCAATAGCAGAAATAGGCTATGATATTGAATTGGAAGGCGTAATGGAAATCATTGGTACTAACGGAAGTATTTTAATACCTCATGAATGGTGGAAAGTTGGATATTTCAAGAGAAAAAGTTTAAATGAAAAAAATTATAAAAGATATACCTATAATTTAGAGGGAAATGGATTTAGATATTTAGTACAAGATATGATGGATTTAATTAGAAACAGCAGAAATAAATCTCAAAGATTAAAGGAAAATGAATTAGAAACAACTGTTGAAATTTTATCAAATATACAAAATGAAATATTAGAATGTAATAAATAG
- the ruvB gene encoding Holliday junction branch migration DNA helicase RuvB: MATRIVTSKKTELDIEKDKSLRPSTLGEYIGQETVKERMRVFISAAKQRGEALDHVLLYGPPGLGKTTLSNIIANELGVSIKVTSGPAIEKPGDLAAILSGLKKNDVLFIDEIHRLNRTIEEVLYPAMEDYAFDIVMGKGPNAKSVRIPIAPFTLIGATTRTGLLSSPLRDRFGVLNKLEMYKIEELMEIIKRSSGILDIDIDDEGAKEIAIRSRQTPRIANRFLKRVRDYAQVKNSDMINGKIAVEALKLLDVDENGLDSSDIGILDAIINKFDGGPVGLNTLSAIIGEEEDTILDVYEPYLLQLGFINRTPRGRVATKLAYDYLGVPFTNEEMLTKSIFEMEEEN; encoded by the coding sequence ATGGCTACAAGAATTGTTACAAGCAAAAAAACTGAATTGGATATTGAAAAGGATAAGTCTCTTCGTCCTTCTACTCTTGGAGAGTATATAGGTCAGGAAACCGTTAAAGAGAGGATGAGGGTCTTTATTTCTGCGGCAAAACAAAGAGGTGAAGCTCTTGATCATGTTTTGTTGTACGGACCTCCCGGGCTTGGTAAGACCACCTTATCGAATATAATAGCAAACGAACTCGGAGTATCCATTAAAGTAACTTCCGGACCTGCAATAGAAAAGCCGGGAGATTTAGCGGCTATATTGTCTGGGCTTAAAAAGAATGATGTGCTTTTCATAGACGAGATACATAGACTCAACAGGACTATAGAAGAAGTTTTATATCCCGCAATGGAAGATTATGCTTTCGATATAGTTATGGGTAAAGGACCTAATGCTAAATCCGTAAGGATACCGATAGCACCTTTTACATTGATCGGTGCAACAACAAGGACAGGACTTCTTTCATCTCCTTTAAGAGATAGGTTTGGTGTCTTGAATAAGCTTGAGATGTATAAAATAGAAGAGCTTATGGAAATCATAAAAAGAAGTTCGGGGATACTCGATATAGATATAGATGATGAGGGGGCAAAGGAAATTGCTATTCGTTCAAGACAAACTCCAAGAATTGCAAACAGATTTTTAAAGAGGGTAAGAGACTATGCTCAGGTAAAAAACTCCGATATGATAAACGGTAAGATTGCCGTAGAGGCTCTTAAATTACTGGATGTTGATGAGAATGGTCTTGACAGTAGTGATATCGGTATATTGGATGCCATTATAAATAAGTTTGACGGAGGACCTGTCGGGCTTAATACTCTTTCTGCAATAATAGGAGAGGAAGAAGATACTATACTTGATGTGTACGAGCCATATCTTCTTCAGCTTGGTTTTATAAACAGAACTCCGAGGGGAAGAGTAGCAACCAAACTTGCATATGATTATTTGGGTGTTCCTTTTACAAACGAAGAAATGCTGACAAAATCTATATTTGAAATGGAAGAAGAAAATTAA